In one Oryza glaberrima chromosome 2, OglaRS2, whole genome shotgun sequence genomic region, the following are encoded:
- the LOC127764694 gene encoding high mobility group B protein 13-like: MATAGSRKGGRGRKALTAVLDNDANISAGKADVAAAAGILSPPQKAKRATSKSSKGKAAAAAAAEEQASVVDAVSELQGMLEKLRLEKEKAEEMVRERDEVIRRKEEEQGRLQAELKKVQRAKEFKPTVSIPLVKALIEKDQEGEKKKGKGKAGHERKKPCPAYVLWCKDQWNEIKKESPDADFKEVSNALGAKWKALGAEEKQPYEERYRQEKEAYLQVVGQEKREAEAMKLLEEEQMQRTAKELLEQYLKFRQEADDDGDGGDNKKASKKGKKKKEKDPSKPKQPMSAYFVYTQQRRAALVAEKKNVPEIGRITGEEWKAMSEAEKAPFEAAARKQREEYQVEMAAYRQRKQEEAACQEKEEEEQKKIMKQEALQLLKKKEKTDNIIKKTKEEQRKKKVSGAAAAADPNRPKKPASSFLLFSKEARRQLAEERPGVASSTLTALVSVKWKELGEAEKQAWNGKAAEAMAAYKRDMEEYTKAAASGGGGGDASPCTSSSASS; encoded by the exons atggcgacggcgggtAGTAGGAAGGGCGGGAGGGGCCGGAAGGCGCTGACGGCGGTGCTGGACAACGACGCCAACATCTCCGCCGGGAAGGCCGAcgtggccgctgccgccgggatcctgtcgccgccgcagaAGGCGAAGAGGGCGACGTCGAAGAGCAGCAAGGGGAAggccgcggctgcggcggcggcggaggaacaGGCGTCGGTGGTGGACGCGGTGTCGGAGCTGCAGGGGATGCTGGAGAAGCTGCggctggagaaggagaaggcggaggagatggtgcgGGAGCGGGACGAGGTCATCcgcaggaaggaggaggagcagggtcGCCTCCAGGCCGAGCTCAAGAAGGTCCAGCGCGCCAAGGAGTTCAAGCCCACCGTG AGCATTCCTCTCGTGAAGGCATTGATCGAGAAAGACcaggaaggagagaagaagaagggcaAGGGCAAGGCCGGCCATGAGAGGAAGAAGCCCTGCCCGGCGTACGTCCTCTGGTGCAAGGACCAGTGGAACGAG ATCAAGAAGGAGAGCCCGGACGCCGACTTCAAGGAGGTCTCCAACGCTCTGGGCGCCAAGTGGAAGGCGCTGGGCGCGGAGGAGAAGCAGCCGTACGAGGAGAGGTACAGGCAGGAGAAGGAGGCGTACCTGCAGGTGGTCGGGCAGGAGAAGCGCGAGGCCGAGGCGATGAAGCTGCTCGAGGAGGAGCAGATGCAGAGGACCGCCAAGGAGCTGCTCGAGCAGTATCTCAAGTTCCGGCaggaggccgacgacgacggcgacggcggtgacaaCAAGAAGGCGAGCAagaaagggaagaagaagaaggagaaggaccCCTCCAAGCCGAAGCAGCCCATGTCCGCCTACTTCGTCTACACCCAGCAGCGCCGCGCGGCGCTCGTCGCCGAGAAGAAGAACGTCCCCGAGATCGGCAGGATCACCGGCGAGGAGTGGAAGGCGATGTCCGAGGCGGAGAAGGCGCCgttcgaggcggcggcgcggaagcAGAGGGAGGAGTACcaggtggagatggcggcgtaCCGGCAGAGgaagcaggaggaggcggcgtgccaggagaaagaggaggaggagcagaagaAGATCATGAAGCAGGAGGCGCTCCAGCTGctcaagaagaaggagaagacggACAACATCATCAAGAAGACCAAGGAGgagcagaggaagaagaaggtgagcggcgccgccgctgccgccgacccgAACCGGCCCAAGAAGCCGGCGTCGTCGTTCCTGCTGTTCAGcaaggaggcgaggcggcagctGGCGGAGGAGCGCCCCGGCGTGGCGAGCTCCACGCTGACCGCGCTCGTGTCGGTGAAGTGGAAGGAGCTCGGGGAGGCGGAGAAGCAGGCGTGGAACGGCAAGGCCgcggaggccatggcggcgtACAAGAGGGACATGGAGGAGTACACCaaggcggcggccagcggcggcggcggcggcgacgcctccCCCTGTACGTCCTCCTCGGCCTCGTCCTAG
- the LOC127763228 gene encoding protein ENHANCED DISEASE RESISTANCE 4-like — MEALGDMEGEEGQRRQQQIRVVRCPKCEKFLPELPNYSVYVCGGCGATLQAKKNSASENSSEKSDGGHVKYLEVLESSPDNKGAASKDTCEAAQEGEAKNGEAKAEERQVLLDRMAACDDSRIPREPNALKLEASLRDDSREIREAKYRRIRSEDKGEAKHTVRARDRSPRSVVDAIPPNAYPAEGPSDYHMKSRFRHTNGEQADMRNLEGLNRVNGLEKDRADLLRMLDELRDQVQRSCEITNKPSGSTSTDKAVDASGLYNPRERLSRLRHGSPQLQRSGSQQSPSLNGQAPCIPQAYAPGTAQQDLHGYGEPMAHMGAPSYPVGTYPWRNFDNYFYGQYDPDPLISYHHDGFYHQPACSCLHCYHREFLPVQGPPLGFNHRRVPPYVMNNPRVYPVDGPAMFGTQNYNSRVNASMQRNHMRAAMSKKPAQTCEPIACGAPFTICYNCYEVLQLPKKSPVPGKDEYKLRCGSCSHALVVKLDGSRLDVSAPSPISHISGGSKISSNDGQGSNANSAPHERVLPLYSFSAASHGSQDLPSNSSEAEKMQGISSSCSISEDENSPARSNSQRDTPGSRDLHPEAEVSTRVPSLHLRDHFGYSPSEKVVDGSGKGSRSTRSEHEKAVLTESFKQNTVKDVSVVNIMDLSDDEYDDPDYMQDRGDVAQPVDHPRAVKTGDSFFTNLIKKSFKINNGMGNGRAKVFINGYPISDRAVRKAEKIAGPIYPGEYWYDYRAGFWGVMGQSCLGMIPPYIPELNYPMPKKCAAGNTGVFVNGRELHQKDLDLLVGRGLPDSPGRSYRVEMSGKVSDEVSGEELYCLGKLAPTVEKMKRGFGMRVPRIIP, encoded by the exons ATGGAGGCATTGGGAGAtatggagggggaggaggggcagcggcggcagcagcagataCGGGTGGTGCGGTGCCCCAAGTGCGAGAAGTTCTTGCCGGAGCTCCCCAACTACTCCGTCTACGTCTGCGGTGGATGCGGCGCCACTCTCCAAg CAAAGAAGAACTCAGCATCTGAGAATTCCTCAGAGAAATCTGATGGTGGACATGTGAAGTACCTTGAAGTGCTGGAGAGTTCACCGGATAACAAAGGAGCTGCATCTAAAGACACTTGTGAGGCTGCCCAAGAAGGAGAAGCCAAAAATGGAGAAGCCAAAGCAGAAGAGAGACAGGTACTTCTTGACAGAATGGCAGCTTGTGATGATAGCCGAATTCCAAGAGAACCAAATGCCTTGAAGCTTGAGGCTTCACTTAGAGATGACAGCAGGGAAATTCGGGAGGCCAAGTACCGGCGCATCCGCAGTGAGGACAAAGGAGAAGCAAAACACACAGTGAGAGCCAGAGACAGATCGCCAAGATCAGTTGTTGATGCCATCCCTCCGAATGCATATCCTGCAGAAGGCCCGTCTGACTACCATATGAAGTCAAGATTCAGACATACCAATGGTGAGCAAGCTGATATGAGAAATTTGGAGGGCCTAAACAGAGTCAATGGTCTTGAAAAAGACCGTGCTGATCTGTTACGGATGCTTGATGAGCTGAGGGATCAGGTGCAGAGATCCTGTGAGATCACCAACAAGCCAAGTGGAAGTACTTCTACAGATAAAGCGGTGGATGCCTCAGGGTTATATAATCCTCGTGAGCGGTTGAGTCGGTTACGACATGGTTCACCTCAGTTGCAGCGGAGTGGTTCTCAGCAGTCACCATCCTTGAATGGGCAAGCTCCTTGCATTCCGCAAGCTTATGCTCCAGGAACTGCTCAGCAAGATCTTCATGGATACGGGGAGCCAATGGCACACATGGGGGCTCCAAGCTATCCTGTTGGCACCTATCCATGGAgaaattttgataattatttttatggaCAGTATGATCCTGACCCTCTGATCTCTTACCACCATGATGGCTTCTACCATCAGCCTGCCTGTTCTTGTCTACATTGCTACCACCGTGAGTTCTTACCTGTTCAGGGGCCTCCTCTGGGTTTCAACCATCGCAGGGTACCACCGTATGTTATGAATAATCCTAGAGTTTACCCGGTTGATGGTCCTGCAATGTTTGGCACACAGAATTACAATTCAAGAGTCAACGCTTCAATGCAGCGCAATCACATGAGGGCCGCTATGAGTAAAAAACCTGCACAGACTTGTGAACCGATTGCATGTGGTGCCCCATTCACTATATGCTACAACTGCTATGAAGTACTGCAACTTCCGAAGAAATCCCCCGTGCCAGGGAAGGATGAGTACAAATTACGTTGTGGGTCATGCTCACATGCGCTTGTGGTCAAGCTTGATGGAAGCAGGCTTGATGTTTCAGCACCTTCACCTATTTCACACATATCTGGCGGCAGCAAAATTAGTTCCAATGATGGCCAAGGAAGCAATGCGAATTCTGCTCCACATGAGAGGGTGCTTCCACTTTATAGTTTTTCTGCAGCAAGTCATGGTTCTCAAGACCTACCCTCTAACTCAAGTGAAGCTGAAAAAATGCAAGGGATATCGTCTTCTTGCAGcatttctgaagatgagaacAGCCCTGCGAGATCTAATTCCCAGAGGGACACCCCTGGGTCTAGGGATCTTCATCCTGAAGCTGAGGTGTCTACCCGTGTTCCAAGTTTACATCTTCGTGATCATTTTGGATACTCGCCATCTGAGAAGGTAGTTGATGGATCAGGGAAAGGAAGCAGAAGTACTCGATCTGAACATGAGAAGGCTGTGTTGACAGAAAGTTTCAAGCAGAACACTGTAAAAGATGTATCAGTAGTGAACATAATGGACTTGTCGGATGATGAGTATGATGATCCTGACTACATGCAAGATCGAGGTGATGTGGCACAACCTGTAGATCACCCTCGGGCCGTGAAAACGGGTGATTCATTTTTCACCAATCTCATAAAGAAGAGCTTCAAAATTAACAACGGAATGGGCAATGGCAGAGCAAAGGTTTTCATTAATGGCTATCCCATCTCTGATCGGGCGGTCAGGAAGGCTGAGAAGATAGCTGGACCAATCTATCCTGGTGAATACTG GTATGATTACCGTGCTGGTTTCTGGGGTGTAATGGGACAGTCTTGCCTTGGCATGATACCG CCATATATTCCAGAACTCAATTATCCTATGCCCAAGAAATGTGCTGCTGGAAATACAGGTGTATTTGTTAATGGGAGAGAACTTCACCAGAAGGATTTGGATTTACTTGTGGGTCGAGGACTCCCAGATTCTCCCGGTAGATCATACAGAGTTGAGATGTCCGGTAAAGTGTCGGATGAAGTCTCTGGTGAGGAGCTGTATTGTCTCGGCAAACTTGCACCAAC CGTCGAGAAAATGAAGCGCGGATTTGGCATGAGAGTCCCCAGAATCATCCCTTGA